A portion of the Pseudarthrobacter sp. L1SW genome contains these proteins:
- a CDS encoding APC family permease, with product MSTEITTTGGPGGTPGTTVPAKGLRAGILDLGDSVMIGLASTAPVYSLAATLGLIVAVNGNYTPLILLLGFIPVLFIAYAFRELNSAIPDCGTTFTWSRRAFGPWAGWLGGWGVALAGIVVLANLAQVAGQYLWLLIGDGSLAGNKALVTGTGVLFIAVMTLVNYRGIRLGEHVQRVLTYVQYIALGIFALAIVVGIVRGSAGGDTTIQPFDFEWFNPAGAFADPGAVVHGVLLALFIYWGWDTCLAVNEETENPSTTPGRGAVISAFILVAIYVSVALLVMMYATVGTEGIGLGNEANQDDVFLAMRDVVLGPWGWLIVVAVLASVLSSTQTTILPTARGTLSMGVHGALPAKFGEVHPKNQTPGFSTQVMGAAAIAYYVAMSFLSENLLSDSISAISLFIAFYYALTGFACFWYFRGTLRQSARNLWFRGILPLVGALLLTAAFFISAVQMWDPAYGNTQIFGVGGAFVSGVLLLALGVVLAVVCRFLPSTRGYFTGKAAAGQTSARSPK from the coding sequence ATGAGCACAGAGATTACGACAACGGGCGGCCCCGGAGGCACGCCAGGCACCACCGTTCCGGCCAAGGGTCTCCGTGCCGGCATCCTGGACCTCGGCGACTCCGTGATGATCGGCCTGGCCTCCACAGCGCCGGTGTACTCGCTGGCGGCAACACTCGGCCTGATCGTGGCCGTCAACGGGAACTACACTCCCCTGATCCTGCTGCTGGGCTTTATCCCCGTCCTGTTCATCGCGTATGCGTTCCGCGAGCTGAACAGCGCCATCCCGGACTGCGGAACCACCTTCACCTGGTCGCGCCGTGCGTTCGGCCCCTGGGCGGGCTGGCTGGGCGGCTGGGGTGTGGCGCTCGCGGGCATCGTGGTCCTGGCCAACCTTGCCCAGGTGGCCGGGCAGTACCTGTGGCTGCTGATCGGTGACGGTTCCCTTGCCGGGAACAAGGCGCTGGTTACTGGCACCGGCGTGCTGTTCATCGCCGTGATGACGCTGGTCAACTACCGGGGCATCCGGCTGGGCGAGCACGTCCAGCGGGTCCTGACGTATGTGCAGTACATTGCGCTGGGCATCTTTGCCCTGGCCATCGTCGTCGGGATTGTCCGGGGCTCAGCAGGGGGCGACACCACCATCCAGCCCTTCGACTTTGAGTGGTTCAACCCGGCCGGTGCCTTCGCGGATCCCGGGGCGGTGGTCCACGGCGTGCTCCTTGCCCTGTTCATTTACTGGGGCTGGGACACGTGCCTGGCGGTGAACGAGGAAACGGAGAACCCCTCCACCACCCCCGGCCGCGGCGCGGTGATCTCCGCCTTCATCCTGGTGGCCATCTACGTGTCCGTCGCGCTCCTGGTGATGATGTACGCCACGGTGGGCACCGAAGGCATCGGCCTGGGCAATGAGGCCAACCAGGACGACGTGTTCCTTGCCATGCGGGACGTGGTGTTGGGCCCGTGGGGCTGGCTGATCGTCGTCGCGGTCCTGGCCTCGGTCCTGTCCTCTACCCAGACCACCATCCTGCCCACAGCCCGCGGCACCCTCTCCATGGGGGTCCACGGCGCGCTGCCGGCAAAGTTCGGCGAGGTGCACCCGAAGAACCAGACGCCCGGCTTCTCCACCCAGGTCATGGGGGCCGCGGCCATCGCGTACTACGTGGCCATGAGCTTCCTGAGCGAGAACCTCCTCTCCGATTCCATCAGCGCCATCAGCCTGTTCATCGCGTTCTACTACGCACTGACCGGCTTCGCCTGCTTCTGGTACTTCCGGGGCACCCTGCGGCAGTCCGCGCGGAATCTGTGGTTCCGGGGCATCCTTCCCCTGGTGGGCGCCCTGCTACTGACCGCCGCCTTCTTCATCTCTGCCGTGCAGATGTGGGATCCGGCGTACGGCAACACCCAGATCTTCGGCGTCGGCGGCGCGTTTGTGAGCGGCGTGCTGCTGCTGGCCCTGGGCGTGGTGCTCGCCGTCGTCTGCCGTTTCCTCCCCTCCACCCGGGGCTATTTCACGGGCAAGGCCGCCGCCGGGCAAACCAGCGCCCGCTCCCCCAAGTAA
- a CDS encoding SDR family oxidoreductase has product METPPEVPVRNVALITGAGRLASIGAGIARQLAAEGWDLVLAYWPGYDARMPWGTEPDDVVRLTAELEAIGAQVHTLPADLEDPAAAGKLVADAVQLTGPLHGMVLSHAESVDSGILDTSLESFERHFAVNARASWQLIAAFARQATDDGGAIVALTSDHTAFNLPYGASKGALDRIVIAAARELGPLGISANVLNPGPVDTGWMDDEVRAALLSRQPTGRLGTPADVAGTVAFLLSPAGRWVSGQLIKSDGGFSA; this is encoded by the coding sequence ATGGAGACGCCGCCCGAAGTTCCCGTCCGAAACGTCGCCCTCATCACCGGCGCCGGAAGGCTTGCCTCCATCGGCGCCGGGATCGCCCGGCAGCTGGCGGCGGAAGGCTGGGACCTGGTCCTGGCTTACTGGCCGGGCTACGACGCCCGCATGCCGTGGGGGACTGAACCGGACGACGTCGTCCGCCTGACTGCCGAGCTGGAAGCCATTGGTGCCCAGGTCCATACCCTGCCCGCTGACCTGGAGGACCCTGCCGCGGCAGGGAAGCTGGTGGCGGACGCCGTGCAGCTCACCGGCCCGCTGCACGGCATGGTGCTCAGCCACGCCGAGTCCGTGGATTCCGGCATCCTGGACACCAGTCTCGAATCGTTCGAGCGGCACTTCGCCGTGAATGCCCGGGCCAGCTGGCAGCTGATTGCCGCTTTTGCGCGGCAGGCAACGGACGACGGCGGCGCGATCGTTGCGCTGACCAGTGACCACACGGCGTTCAACCTGCCGTACGGCGCGTCGAAGGGGGCGCTGGACAGGATCGTGATTGCCGCCGCCCGGGAACTGGGGCCGCTGGGCATCTCGGCGAACGTGCTGAACCCGGGGCCGGTGGACACCGGGTGGATGGATGACGAGGTCCGCGCGGCTCTCCTGTCCCGGCAGCCCACCGGACGCCTGGGAACACCGGCAGACGTGGCCGGCACCGTGGCGTTCCTGCTCTCGCCCGCCGGCCGCTGGGTTTCCGGGCAGCTGATCAAGTCAGACGGCGGCTTCTCCGCGTAG
- a CDS encoding MFS transporter, whose amino-acid sequence MSVDKTVEGASREAGPGLADVTAGPASAVVRLREAPPGRPRRRLHPAWVVAAVAFLALVGAAGFRAAPGVLMVPLQQEFGWSTTVLSAAVSINLVLFGLTAPFAAALMERFGIRAVTATALVLIGAGSALTVLVNQSWQILLTWGLLIGLGTGSMALVFAATIANTWFVKSRGLVIGILTAGSAAGQLVFLPFIAVLAQDPGWRQASLLIAAGALAVVPLVLKFLKNSPADAGVLPYGETAPEPVPARQATTPEPAARSNAAVRALQVLRRASRVRTFWALVAGFAICGATTNGLIGTHFIPSAHDHGMTETTAAGLLAVVGIFDIVGTIASGWLTDRFNPRILLAVYYQFRGIGLLVLPLLLSAEVQPSMIVFVVIYGLDWVATVPPTAAICRETFGADGSVVFGWVFAAHQLGAAAAALGAGAIRDATGQYTYAWFGAAAMCTIAAVISATIRRHSGSREPATAGTPA is encoded by the coding sequence ATGAGCGTGGACAAGACCGTCGAGGGCGCGTCCCGGGAAGCCGGCCCGGGCCTTGCCGACGTAACCGCCGGCCCTGCCTCCGCCGTCGTCCGCTTGCGGGAAGCCCCGCCGGGGCGCCCGCGCCGCCGCCTGCACCCTGCATGGGTCGTGGCCGCCGTCGCCTTCCTCGCGCTGGTCGGTGCGGCGGGTTTCCGCGCCGCCCCCGGCGTCCTGATGGTCCCGCTGCAGCAGGAGTTCGGCTGGTCCACCACCGTTTTGTCCGCGGCGGTCAGCATCAACCTGGTCCTTTTCGGGCTGACGGCGCCGTTCGCCGCAGCGCTGATGGAGCGGTTCGGCATCCGGGCTGTGACGGCCACCGCCCTCGTGCTGATCGGCGCCGGCAGTGCCCTCACCGTGCTGGTGAACCAGTCCTGGCAGATCCTGCTGACCTGGGGGCTGCTGATCGGGCTCGGCACCGGATCCATGGCGCTGGTGTTCGCTGCCACGATTGCCAATACCTGGTTCGTGAAGAGCCGCGGCCTGGTGATCGGCATCCTCACCGCAGGCAGTGCCGCCGGCCAGCTGGTGTTCCTTCCGTTCATTGCCGTGCTGGCGCAGGATCCCGGTTGGCGGCAGGCGTCGCTGCTGATTGCCGCCGGAGCCCTGGCCGTGGTTCCCCTGGTGCTGAAGTTCCTCAAGAACTCGCCGGCCGACGCCGGGGTCCTGCCCTACGGCGAGACCGCACCAGAGCCTGTTCCGGCCAGGCAGGCCACGACGCCGGAGCCCGCCGCCCGCAGCAATGCCGCCGTCCGTGCCCTGCAGGTCCTCCGGCGGGCCAGCCGCGTCCGGACCTTCTGGGCACTCGTGGCCGGGTTCGCCATCTGCGGCGCCACCACCAACGGGCTGATCGGCACCCACTTCATCCCCTCCGCCCACGACCACGGCATGACCGAGACCACCGCTGCCGGCCTGCTCGCCGTCGTCGGAATCTTCGACATTGTGGGGACCATCGCCTCCGGCTGGCTGACCGACCGGTTCAACCCCCGCATTCTCCTGGCGGTCTACTACCAGTTCCGCGGCATCGGCCTGCTGGTGCTGCCCCTGCTGCTGAGCGCCGAAGTCCAGCCGAGCATGATCGTCTTTGTGGTGATCTACGGCCTGGACTGGGTGGCCACCGTGCCGCCGACAGCGGCCATCTGCCGGGAAACGTTCGGCGCGGACGGCAGCGTGGTGTTCGGGTGGGTCTTCGCGGCCCACCAGCTCGGCGCGGCCGCCGCCGCCCTGGGCGCCGGCGCCATCCGGGACGCCACCGGCCAGTACACCTACGCCTGGTTCGGTGCCGCGGCAATGTGCACCATCGCGGCGGTCATCAGCGCCACCATCCGCAGGCACTCGGGCTCCCGCGAGCCCGCCACGGCAGGGACGCCTGCCTAA
- a CDS encoding helix-turn-helix domain-containing protein, which produces MALRSDWSRRNCSMARGLDILGDPWTILILREVFFGNGRFDAMKARLEVADSVLTKRLAGLVESGLLTKRAYGDGGRTRNEYVLTEKGEDALPVLNAVTIWAEKHLPAPSEQAHMYVIHRSCGQRTTSADTCTACGERLTAANTSWHSRSRSAEPVQLSTAPGHEGTAA; this is translated from the coding sequence ATGGCACTTCGATCCGACTGGTCCCGGCGCAACTGCAGCATGGCCCGCGGCCTGGACATCCTGGGCGACCCGTGGACCATCCTTATCCTCCGGGAGGTCTTCTTTGGCAACGGACGCTTCGATGCGATGAAGGCCCGGCTCGAGGTGGCCGACTCCGTGCTCACCAAGCGCCTGGCCGGCCTCGTCGAGTCGGGGCTGCTCACCAAAAGGGCGTACGGTGACGGCGGCCGCACCAGGAATGAATACGTCCTGACGGAGAAGGGCGAAGATGCCCTCCCGGTGCTGAATGCGGTGACAATCTGGGCGGAGAAGCACCTGCCGGCACCGTCGGAGCAGGCCCACATGTACGTTATTCACCGCAGCTGCGGCCAGCGCACCACTTCCGCCGATACCTGCACCGCGTGCGGGGAGCGGCTGACGGCTGCCAACACCAGCTGGCACAGCAGGTCCCGTTCGGCGGAACCCGTCCAGCTCTCCACCGCCCCTGGACACGAAGGAACAGCCGCATGA
- a CDS encoding cystathionine gamma-synthase, whose product MSASHTQGFNTRAVHAGQAFEPRTGAVVPPLHFSSTYAQDGIGGLRDGYEYGRGGNPTRDALQEQLAALEGGTHAYSFSSGLAAEDSLIRALTRPGDHIVLGNDAYGGTYRLISRVLGGWGIGNTPVDMANLDSVRAAVSANKTRFVWVETPSNPLMKITDIAALAGIAHDAGALLVVDNTFASPYLQTPLALGADVVVHSTTKYIGGHSDVVGGAVVVNDADLAEKIGFVQFAVGAVSGPMDAFLTTRGLKTLGVRMDRHSLNGQAVAEWLLERPEVEAVLYPGLPSHPGHELAKKQMRSFGGMVSVQFKGGEAAARKVAESTSVFTLAESLGGIESLMNYPSEMTHASVKGTELAVPVNLLRLSCGIEDVEDLVADLEQAFASIP is encoded by the coding sequence ATGTCCGCCTCGCACACCCAAGGTTTCAACACCCGCGCCGTCCACGCCGGCCAGGCTTTCGAGCCCCGCACCGGCGCGGTGGTGCCGCCCCTGCACTTCAGTTCGACCTACGCCCAGGACGGCATTGGCGGGCTGCGGGACGGCTATGAGTACGGCCGCGGCGGCAACCCCACCCGGGACGCCCTGCAGGAACAGCTCGCTGCGCTGGAGGGCGGCACGCACGCCTACAGCTTCAGTTCCGGGCTGGCGGCGGAAGACTCGCTGATCCGTGCGCTGACCCGGCCCGGGGACCACATCGTGCTCGGCAACGACGCCTACGGCGGCACCTACCGGCTCATCAGCCGGGTCCTGGGCGGGTGGGGGATCGGCAACACCCCCGTGGACATGGCAAACCTGGATTCCGTGCGGGCGGCTGTCAGCGCCAACAAGACCAGGTTCGTCTGGGTGGAAACCCCGTCCAACCCGCTGATGAAAATCACCGACATCGCGGCGCTCGCAGGGATAGCGCACGACGCCGGGGCCCTCCTGGTGGTGGACAACACCTTCGCATCGCCCTACCTGCAGACCCCGCTCGCCCTGGGTGCCGACGTCGTGGTCCACTCCACCACCAAGTACATCGGCGGCCACTCCGACGTTGTGGGCGGCGCCGTAGTGGTCAACGACGCGGACCTCGCTGAGAAGATCGGTTTTGTGCAGTTCGCCGTGGGTGCCGTCTCCGGCCCCATGGACGCCTTCCTTACCACCCGCGGGCTGAAGACGCTGGGGGTCCGGATGGACCGGCACAGCCTGAACGGCCAGGCCGTGGCCGAGTGGCTGCTGGAGCGTCCCGAGGTGGAGGCTGTCCTGTACCCGGGGCTGCCGTCCCACCCGGGCCACGAGCTCGCAAAAAAGCAGATGCGCAGTTTCGGCGGCATGGTGTCCGTACAGTTCAAGGGCGGTGAGGCGGCTGCCCGGAAGGTGGCGGAGTCAACCTCCGTGTTCACCCTTGCGGAGTCTTTGGGCGGCATCGAGTCGCTGATGAACTACCCGTCCGAGATGACCCATGCATCGGTCAAGGGCACCGAACTCGCCGTTCCCGTGAACCTGCTCCGGCTGTCCTGCGGGATCGAGGATGTTGAGGACCTGGTGGCAGACCTTGAACAGGCCTTCGCCTCAATCCCGTAG
- a CDS encoding cystathionine beta-synthase, whose translation MKYAQSILDLIGNTPLIKLNHVTDGIKATVLVKLEYLNPGGSIKDRIAIKMIEDAEREGKLQPGGTIVEPTSGNTGVGLALVAQQKGYKCIFVVPDKVGEDKRAVLQAYGAEVVVTPTAVPPDSPQSYYGVSDRIVRETPGAYKPDQFSNPAAPGSHYQTTGPEIWRDTDGKVTHCVIGAGTGGTITGTGRYLKEASADRPESEGGVVRIIGADPEGSVYSGGTGRPYFVEGVGEDMWPANYDKSVPDQVIAVSDADSFAMTRRLAREEGLLVGGSSGMAVVAALQAARDLPASAVVVVILPDSGRGYLAKIFNDQWMRSYGFLSGGEETSVGEVISSKNGELPDLVHIHPNESVRDVINIMNEFGVSHIPVLSQEPPVVMGEVLGAVDERTLTAKLFRGEAKLTDKISEHMGPKLPVIGSLETISAARELLSDVDTVMVTFVGAPVGILTRHDLLAYLSN comes from the coding sequence ATGAAGTACGCCCAGTCCATCCTGGACCTCATCGGCAATACCCCGCTCATCAAGCTCAACCACGTCACTGACGGCATCAAGGCCACCGTCCTGGTGAAACTCGAGTACCTGAACCCCGGCGGATCCATCAAGGACCGTATCGCGATCAAGATGATCGAGGACGCCGAGCGGGAGGGCAAGCTGCAGCCCGGCGGCACCATCGTGGAGCCAACCTCCGGAAATACGGGCGTGGGCCTGGCGCTGGTGGCCCAGCAAAAGGGCTACAAATGCATCTTCGTGGTGCCGGACAAAGTGGGCGAGGACAAGCGCGCCGTCCTGCAGGCCTACGGCGCCGAGGTTGTCGTCACGCCAACAGCCGTCCCGCCGGACAGCCCGCAGAGCTACTACGGTGTTTCGGACCGGATTGTGCGGGAGACCCCTGGTGCGTACAAGCCGGACCAGTTCTCCAACCCCGCCGCGCCCGGCAGCCACTACCAGACCACCGGCCCCGAGATCTGGCGGGACACGGACGGCAAAGTCACCCACTGCGTGATCGGTGCCGGCACCGGCGGCACCATCACCGGCACGGGCCGCTACCTCAAGGAGGCCTCGGCTGACAGGCCGGAGTCCGAGGGCGGCGTTGTCCGGATCATCGGCGCCGACCCGGAAGGTTCGGTCTACTCCGGCGGCACCGGGCGCCCGTACTTCGTGGAGGGCGTGGGGGAGGACATGTGGCCCGCGAACTACGACAAGTCCGTGCCCGACCAGGTGATCGCCGTCAGCGACGCGGACTCCTTCGCCATGACCCGGCGGCTGGCCCGCGAGGAGGGCCTGCTGGTAGGCGGGTCCTCAGGCATGGCTGTGGTGGCCGCACTGCAGGCGGCGCGGGACCTGCCCGCGTCCGCCGTCGTCGTCGTCATTCTTCCTGACTCAGGCCGCGGCTACCTGGCCAAAATCTTCAACGACCAGTGGATGCGCTCCTACGGCTTCCTGTCCGGCGGCGAGGAGACCTCCGTTGGGGAAGTCATCAGCTCCAAGAACGGCGAACTGCCGGACCTGGTGCACATCCACCCGAACGAGTCCGTCCGCGATGTCATCAACATCATGAACGAGTTCGGCGTCAGCCACATCCCGGTCCTGTCCCAGGAGCCCCCGGTGGTCATGGGCGAGGTGCTGGGCGCCGTGGATGAGCGCACCCTCACGGCCAAGCTGTTCCGCGGCGAGGCGAAGCTCACGGACAAGATCTCCGAGCACATGGGCCCCAAGCTGCCCGTGATCGGCTCGCTGGAAACCATCTCCGCGGCCAGGGAGCTGCTCTCGGATGTGGACACCGTCATGGTCACGTTCGTGGGTGCACCCGTGGGCATCCTCACCCGGCACGACCTCCTGGCCTACCTCAGCAACTGA
- a CDS encoding DUF1304 family protein, which translates to MGTLEQVLAIITGIILITVGLLEAFRYKDQRLHPIFLIKPGDTSAVRMWTFNLGFYNIIWGIFGIAGVVLVNSGEVIVGRTMVALMCIAHAILGMILVISERRLWLSGIGQSFFPVVILWLMFT; encoded by the coding sequence ATGGGCACCCTCGAGCAGGTGCTGGCCATCATCACCGGGATCATTTTGATCACGGTCGGCCTCCTCGAAGCCTTCCGGTACAAGGACCAGCGCCTCCACCCAATCTTCCTGATCAAACCCGGTGACACGTCGGCCGTCCGGATGTGGACGTTCAACCTCGGGTTCTACAACATCATCTGGGGTATTTTCGGGATCGCCGGCGTGGTGCTAGTGAACTCCGGGGAGGTCATCGTGGGCCGGACCATGGTGGCCCTGATGTGCATCGCGCACGCCATCCTCGGCATGATCCTGGTTATTAGCGAACGCAGGCTCTGGCTCAGCGGCATCGGCCAGTCATTCTTCCCGGTGGTGATTCTGTGGCTCATGTTCACCTGA
- a CDS encoding VOC family protein, which yields MGGVVHFEIPADDQERARKFYQEALGWRIDAVPGMDYNMVITTPMDEATGQPTEAGAINGGMMAREGEITSPVITVDVPDIDATLKTVEQLGGSVVMPKNEIPGMGYFAYFKDTEGNVMGLWENLPVGETGQGSGTESAADGFSI from the coding sequence ATGGGTGGAGTAGTGCATTTCGAAATCCCCGCTGACGATCAGGAGCGGGCCAGGAAGTTCTACCAGGAGGCCCTCGGGTGGCGGATCGACGCCGTCCCGGGAATGGACTACAACATGGTGATCACCACTCCTATGGACGAGGCGACCGGCCAGCCCACGGAAGCGGGCGCCATCAACGGCGGCATGATGGCCAGGGAAGGTGAAATCACCAGTCCCGTCATCACGGTGGATGTCCCGGACATCGACGCCACGCTCAAAACCGTGGAGCAGCTTGGCGGCTCCGTTGTGATGCCCAAGAACGAGATTCCCGGAATGGGCTACTTCGCCTACTTCAAGGACACCGAGGGCAACGTGATGGGGCTCTGGGAGAACCTGCCCGTGGGGGAAACGGGACAGGGCTCAGGTACTGAATCAGCTGCGGACGGCTTCTCCATCTAG
- a CDS encoding DNA-3-methyladenine glycosylase, whose protein sequence is MTIAEVPARLAAAADASLRWYPGGQYNLARTLGPLLRGASDPSFSVQGSVIWNAFTTTDGPATVRFSATAGTSLEHCVDVQAWGPGAAAAVGAAPRLLGGDDDWSAFDEPAFHATLPGMVREARRRSQGVRLPASGRMVDQLVPIILEQKVTVIEARRAYRYLLHRFGSPAPSAGALAPGALVLAPTAAQWLQVPSWEWHRAGVGPQRSATVMRALRSAVALERLAALPALEAAEKLQVIPGIGVWTAAEVVQRTHGCPDSVSVGDYHLAAYVGAALTGRRTDDAGMLRLLEPWKGHRQRVVRMIQASGFRKPTFGPRMTIQDHRRH, encoded by the coding sequence ATGACGATTGCAGAGGTTCCCGCCCGGCTGGCAGCCGCGGCGGACGCCTCTCTCCGGTGGTATCCGGGCGGCCAGTACAACCTTGCCCGGACCCTCGGCCCCCTCCTGCGCGGCGCCAGCGATCCGTCCTTCAGCGTCCAGGGGAGCGTCATCTGGAATGCCTTTACGACGACGGACGGCCCGGCCACCGTGAGGTTCAGCGCCACTGCCGGCACCAGCCTGGAGCACTGCGTGGACGTCCAGGCCTGGGGTCCGGGTGCCGCGGCAGCGGTTGGGGCAGCGCCGCGGCTCCTGGGTGGAGACGACGACTGGTCCGCATTCGACGAGCCCGCCTTCCACGCCACGCTCCCCGGCATGGTCCGCGAGGCGCGGCGGCGAAGCCAGGGCGTCCGGCTTCCCGCGAGCGGCCGCATGGTGGACCAGCTCGTCCCGATCATCCTGGAACAGAAAGTGACAGTGATCGAGGCCCGCCGGGCCTACCGCTACCTTCTGCACCGCTTCGGATCCCCCGCTCCCTCCGCCGGCGCATTGGCTCCGGGCGCACTGGTGCTGGCACCCACCGCCGCCCAGTGGCTACAGGTCCCCAGCTGGGAGTGGCACAGGGCGGGCGTGGGGCCGCAACGCTCGGCCACCGTCATGCGGGCGCTGCGCTCCGCCGTCGCGCTTGAACGGCTGGCGGCGCTGCCGGCGCTGGAGGCGGCGGAAAAGCTGCAGGTAATTCCGGGGATCGGCGTGTGGACGGCAGCCGAGGTGGTGCAGCGCACGCACGGATGCCCGGACTCGGTCTCGGTGGGCGACTACCACCTGGCTGCCTACGTGGGGGCCGCGCTGACCGGCAGGCGCACGGATGACGCCGGGATGCTCCGGCTCTTGGAACCGTGGAAGGGGCACCGCCAGCGCGTGGTGCGGATGATCCAGGCCAGCGGCTTCCGCAAACCCACGTTCGGCCCGCGGATGACCATCCAGGACCACCGCCGGCACTGA
- a CDS encoding AMP-binding protein produces the protein MRAYTAGDTDVPLLEETIGRNFERVVARFPFHDALIEAAPVPGADARRWSYTKMNDDVDRLARALLALGIAKGDRVGIWSPNCAEWTLLQYATAKAGAILVNVNPAYRSHELEFVVRQNGMRMLVTAPSDRNSDYVGMARRALAGCPDLRELVFLPAPGGPGGQGPEGQGPGGEGFDAGVPLSDAEMTYAELLRRADAVGHSHLLARMAELGPHDPINLQYTSGTTGFPKGATLTHHNILNNGYSIGELLGYTERDRVVVPVPFYHCFGMVIGNLNALSHGAATIIPSRGFNAAATLEAVQDFGGTSLYGVPTMFIAELALPDFASYDLSTLRTGVMAGSLCPIEVMNRVISEMNMRDVAICYGMTETSPVSTMTRQGDTLQHRTETVGRTMPHLESKIVDPASGEVLERGQIGELCTRGYAVMEGYWNQRDKTAEAIDGEGWMHTGDLARMDGEGYVVIEGRIKDMVIRGGENIYPREIEEFLYTHPSIRDVQVIGVPDAQYGEELMACIILEPGAEPLDASAVADFCRGRLAHYKIPRYVDVRSSFPMTVSGKVRKVEMREEAVARLGL, from the coding sequence ATGCGCGCATACACAGCCGGGGACACTGACGTCCCGCTGCTCGAGGAGACCATTGGCCGGAACTTCGAGCGGGTGGTGGCGCGGTTCCCCTTCCATGACGCCCTCATTGAGGCTGCGCCTGTTCCGGGCGCGGATGCGCGCCGCTGGAGCTACACAAAGATGAACGACGACGTCGACCGACTGGCGCGGGCTCTCCTCGCCCTGGGCATCGCCAAGGGGGACCGGGTGGGGATCTGGAGCCCCAACTGCGCCGAGTGGACGCTGCTGCAGTACGCCACGGCCAAGGCCGGCGCCATCCTGGTGAACGTCAACCCGGCGTACCGCAGCCATGAGCTGGAATTCGTGGTCAGGCAGAACGGCATGCGGATGCTGGTCACGGCGCCGTCGGACCGGAACAGCGACTACGTGGGGATGGCCCGCCGTGCGCTCGCCGGGTGCCCCGACCTGCGCGAACTTGTCTTCCTTCCCGCGCCTGGCGGGCCAGGTGGACAAGGGCCTGAGGGGCAGGGGCCTGGCGGGGAAGGGTTCGACGCCGGCGTCCCCCTCAGTGACGCGGAAATGACGTACGCCGAGCTGCTTCGGCGGGCGGACGCCGTCGGACATTCGCACCTGTTGGCCCGCATGGCTGAACTCGGCCCGCACGATCCCATCAACCTGCAGTACACGTCCGGGACCACGGGCTTCCCCAAAGGGGCCACCCTGACGCACCACAACATCCTGAACAACGGTTATTCCATTGGCGAGCTGCTCGGGTACACGGAGCGCGACAGGGTGGTGGTTCCGGTGCCGTTCTACCACTGCTTCGGCATGGTGATCGGCAACCTGAATGCCCTCAGCCACGGCGCGGCCACCATCATTCCCAGCCGCGGTTTCAACGCGGCCGCCACCCTTGAGGCTGTCCAGGATTTCGGCGGCACGTCCCTGTACGGCGTGCCCACCATGTTCATCGCAGAACTGGCGCTGCCCGATTTTGCGTCCTACGACCTCTCAACCCTGCGCACCGGGGTCATGGCCGGCTCCCTGTGCCCCATCGAGGTGATGAACCGGGTCATTTCGGAGATGAACATGCGGGACGTGGCCATCTGCTACGGGATGACGGAAACGTCCCCGGTGTCCACCATGACCCGGCAGGGCGACACCCTGCAGCACCGCACCGAAACCGTTGGGCGGACCATGCCGCACCTGGAAAGCAAGATCGTTGACCCGGCCTCCGGTGAGGTGCTGGAGCGCGGGCAGATCGGGGAGCTGTGCACGCGGGGCTACGCGGTGATGGAGGGGTACTGGAACCAGCGGGACAAAACCGCCGAGGCCATCGACGGCGAGGGCTGGATGCACACCGGGGACCTGGCCCGCATGGACGGGGAGGGCTACGTGGTGATCGAGGGCCGGATCAAGGACATGGTGATCAGGGGCGGAGAGAACATCTACCCGCGGGAAATCGAGGAGTTCCTCTACACCCACCCGTCCATCCGTGACGTGCAGGTCATCGGTGTCCCGGATGCGCAGTACGGCGAGGAACTGATGGCCTGCATCATCCTGGAACCGGGGGCGGAACCGCTGGATGCTTCCGCCGTTGCCGACTTCTGCCGCGGGCGCCTGGCCCACTACAAGATCCCGCGCTACGTTGACGTCCGCAGCAGCTTTCCCATGACGGTGTCCGGGAAGGTCCGCAAAGTGGAGATGCGGGAGGAAGCGGTGGCCCGGCTGGGGCTTTGA
- a CDS encoding putative quinol monooxygenase → MSSPIDLQATFIPNDGEFHRVKLALEIAIDEVVNEPGCIRYELTEATEEKLVLTEQWASEEDLAKHSKGIAVQDLNESLSALLAEPVKLERL, encoded by the coding sequence ATGAGTTCACCCATTGACCTGCAGGCAACGTTCATCCCCAACGACGGCGAGTTCCACCGTGTGAAGCTGGCCCTCGAAATAGCCATCGACGAGGTGGTGAACGAACCCGGCTGCATCCGCTACGAGCTGACAGAAGCCACCGAAGAAAAGCTGGTCCTGACTGAGCAGTGGGCGTCGGAGGAGGACCTTGCCAAGCATTCCAAGGGCATCGCCGTGCAGGACCTCAACGAATCCCTGAGCGCGCTGCTGGCGGAACCGGTCAAGCTGGAACGCCTCTAG